AGCAGGCTATGGAATTCTTGATTGCCTCAGGAGAGTTACTCATTGGGATTCACAATTGGGGACTCATTCACGACTCAAGAAGAAATTGACTTCTTAGGTCACAATTTCCCTTTTGCTTTTCAAATTTCATCAGCTTTTATCACTCTATGgaacaaaatttaaacttatGTGCCATAAATTCACATGCAGTCAGACTATATAAGACTTAAATTCCATGTGTTGCTTAATAATATGGGGTgctattttcttatatattattatttgttagggATTGGTAATTATGTGTAGTATTTAATCTGGTTCACTTTTCATGACTTTGATTTAACTTTTAtggatatttaaatataataagtaatagattgtagtatttattatttttaatgaatattagaatttattttgttgagaaatatataaatatatatatatatatatatatatatatatatttgatttggctcgtttaatttttttatttatttatttaaaggatGAGAAACATagatattaaagaaaaagtatacataaattataatctaaaattataatgtAAATTCTGAATACTACTCTGTTGTtagtcaaattttcatataggTTATAGTATAGATTAGTACTTCATATGGATATAATTTGTATACattaattataacataaataaataattgattactaTTAGTTAcataaatcatttatttaatttattataacaaataattgatatagtgtatacaattttttatagcaaagtatattatatattttataaatgaaatagtTGGGATACTCTATCCCCTTACACTTAATTTTTAccataattatgataattcGTCACTTTAATTAGATTTTCTTGTCAATTtacatgtttatatatttttttcaattttatttttaaatatatatatatatatatatattaaattaaatgtagtattttatcaattttatattttatgtcaattttacatttgagtgactgtattttaaatataacttttttatatatttctttaaacaaaatccttttattacaaaataaataaaaattattttataataataataataataataacaattttatttttttattatcataaaaatatataaataaatataaacatttttattattaataatataatataaactttttactattaataatctaatataaattaattacaaaaagtaAAATCTTTTTCACACACAATCTTAAAAGTGCAAATAcaacattttatattacatgTTTTTGTGTGATGTGAAGGTTGTACCATATCTCCATAACTGCACTAAATTTTAGAAAGAGTAACATGCGCTAATAAGAAACAAGAAACAACTAACTTGTCTCATACAAATTTTCCATAACTTTATTATTAAAGGCCTTTATATTACCCTTTTTATTCTTACTCTTCTTAATTTAGTGGGATATCTTATATTCATTTACACAATAAAACTTATGCAAATTAATAGGTAAAATACTCAATTCCAATACGAGAAGTTTGGACACTCGAGTttagttttacaaaaaaaggtgactcattattttatttgatttgtcaCACATAACACATATCTTGTTCCATTGAAATACCTTACTACTTAATTTGAGTTTAGTTGGCACTCCATTTAAAATTACCCTCTATATTACTTTCCAAACTAgacaaaaacaattaagaatCATCTTTTCAATGTTGTTGTTTTGTGAcagaaattaatttcaaatgtgtaaacaaaataaaatacacctcatcaaaaaaaatgatatgagaataaaggagaaagaaaattcaaaaaaatgatatgagaacaaaggagaaagaaaataattctTGATCTTATcatactacaagaaaaacatcttttaacttcaaaaaaaatgcacccaaaatgaaaatatagaaGCTAAAGCATTTTAGAATGGGTTGTTGTATCCGACTCAAATATCAAGGGATAGACCCACGCTATTTTTTTGCAGCATCCATACATGTCAAATCTTACTagtatttttatacttttcaaaaaGTATTCATACTAGCGTGGGCTGAGCCCTCGCTAACtatttaatattaagaaaatatcatTCATAAAGTCTATCTGAcacttacaaaatatttaattaattaatttttaatatatattgaaaataaccGATGCTTTGCAATAACCAATGCTCATCGATAAAATCattaaatgtatttaatttctttttcatactTTCACATGGATGACAGGAAAACTAAGAACTAGTATACTATTTTATGAAATCCGCTGGTGGGAagctattaatattattacttatttaaatttataaaaatgttttacagttttattaatatcatgtaattttatttatttaatgtttgtgacggTTTAGAGTAGGCTCGAcccattttataatttatattttactttaaaacgGATTAGAAGAGTTGAATAAATTAACGTtatttgagtcatttttaaaCCGACTCCTTTTTAAGGTGGataattaattgttttcttGTTGTGTTACAAAAAGTTCAAAGATTGAAAAGAATGATAGAATCAAAAAGTTTAAAGATTGGAAAGAGTGATAGAATCACAAAGGTTATGTAACAAACTAACCTATTTAACAAAATAGAttctaattaaacaaaaatctATATACATTAACAATCTCTCTAAAACACAAtgttattgaaaataattaataatattcagTTTGTAacataagaagaaaaattgaGCATAAGAGAGAGGCTTGGTAACTGTATCAACAACTTGATCACTTGTGGGAATGTGAGTGACAATTAATGAGTGATGCAATGATAACAAAACCTTTGTATTCTGCTTTGATTGAGTAACCAAAGTTTGCATTTTAAaccactaaaaaaaatcaaagtattCCCAAATAATAGTACCAAAAGTGGATTTTCTGTGGTCAAGGTTCAATTTGAATCACAGTAAACAATTAAGTTGTACCTGTCCAAAGTAGCTGTAGGTTGAAGATGTAAACCATAGATACACCTTTAGATAACATCATatgcattttaaatttttctagtGTTTTAACAAAGGCTGTGCCATGAATtgacaaatattatttatattataaccAATTTCAGAACTAGATATTTGTTATATGTTGTAAAGTACCAACAATTGATATATATAGTAGGTTCATCCATGTATTCAGAGTCATACCTAGAAAGTTTCAAGCTTCTATGGATAGGAGTGGAGATGTCCTTAGCTACTCACATTCCAACTTTTTTAAACAAATCAagaatgtattttatttaagaaagaaTAAGAGAACCATCGTTGAGATGTTTTACCTCAACTCCTAATATACAAGATGACCAAATtgtttgagagaaaaaaataatgtaatttaaaGATAACATAATGAAATAGAGAGAGGGAGTTGCACCTAACGGCAAAATTACATATTTGGGTcactttgaaaattaatttacaaatctGAGTCAGCTGACTAATATATTACACGAGATGGGTTAAGTCTTCATGTAACAACACAAATAAAGTCGTTAGGAGTGGCACAgtcttcttttaaaaaatttaaaaagcaaaAAACGTTATAAATGGTAACGACTTCAGCAGTAGAAGTCGTTAGGATTAAAACCGATTTCAAGTAAAACGTTTTGGATCCTGACggttttggtttttaaattttttcaattatatttaagtttttttattatatagacAGTTTTGGTTTGTAGTTGTCACGTCTTCGCAgaactatatattatattgttaaagTTTCTTTtaggaaaaaactaaaaattgtaatactttttttttattttgataaaatatttatgcaaatttctaataaaaaaaatgtaataatttcttttagcaTGATCATTTATACGTAATAGCAAAATAAGTCGTTACCGATATAAAATAACGagatttgttatattaattttgtgtaATATTtcgtttattattttattttaattcctaagttgattaaattttaattattcctaaagtattctataaataataaaatgtgcaatattttttataaaattagaaatagcAAGGTGATACATTTAATTAGATAATGAAAAATTACAATCAGGATGTGAAATTCATCCTATACGAAAATCTAAAATTAGAGTTAGCAAAAACTAATGACGATATGGACAATTTTCCCTGTGATGTCCTTCATTTATGCAATATGAACATTTAGTCCCTTTATTTGGATAGGCTTGGTCCATTTCATTATGGATACGGTTAGTTGTAGGTCTTCCTAGTGCAGTGTGGCGCGTGTGTGGGTCTGGAATGAAATTAGGTTCGGTGTATGTAGACCAATAATCTTTATTCTTAACCGGATGCAATTGAAGTTCATATATGCCTTGTTGATGGTGTTGAGGCTATAAACAAGATGAATGTATGTGGTTAGATCTAAATGGGAGAAAGAGCATACAACTATTACGTGTTGACAAGGTAGTCGGAGAGCTTGGAAATGACCACAGTCACAccattattcatttaatttaactatCAAAGACATTGGTTGGCGGTGATCATGTGGAGAAAACATCTCTTGAACCTGAAATTCAAAATTGTCTTGAACATTTGCGCACCTTACACATGCGTGCttgttgttgattttttctaataatagcAGTTATGTTTTCTAGGTATTGATGTCCTCCTTGTAACATCAAATATGCCTTCATGCCTCGCTCAACAAACCATGATGCAGTCCTTTCAAATGTTGTCTTAATTAGAGCACAAATTGGTAATGAACGAGCTCATTTTAGAATAGAATTCATGCATTCAGCCAAGTTTGTTGTCATGTGACCGAATCTACTACTACCATCGTATGCCTGAGTCCACTTTTGTAATGGTATCCTGTCCCAAGAAGCCACTTCAGATGAATGAGATCTCAATGCTGACAATTTTGCATTGAATATAGGTTGTTTGACCTCGTAAGCTGTGACAATGCAGGTGAATAcctttgtttaatttgaaatatagttGTGAATGAACAAGTAAGAATTAAGAATGATAGTGTAAATTTATTACCCATGTTAAGTAATCGGTTCTTCAAATCTTGGTTTTTGAACCTCTTATTGAAATTCGAAGCGATATGACGTATGAAATATACAGATTGAAGCCCTTCTCCTTCCCATCGAACTTGTTCAGATCGTAGGGCTGCTAATATACCTTTTCCTCTATCTATTATCAAGCAAAGGTTTGATTAAGGGGTTACGTGCTCCCGTAATAGCTGAAAAACCATATTAGAGCCTCTCTTGTCTCACCTTCAACTATCGCGAAGGCCAAAGGAAAAATGTTACGAGTCTCATCTTGAGCTAGTGTTGTGAGCAATGTCCCTTGATATATCCTTGTGAGAAATGTGCCATTCCCTTGTACAATTGGCTTACAATAATTAAACCCTTGGATGCATGGTCCAAAAGCCCAAAATACGCGTtccaaaatataagaaaaagggTCAAATTGACCTTTAACTACAATGGGAGaactaatgtatttaattattgtgCCTGGGTTGGTTTGTTGAACAGCTTCAAACCACCTTGGAAGTTCGTTGTACAAGTCTTCCCAATCTCCAAATGCTTTAGCCAACACCTTCTGTTTAGCATTCCAAGCTTTTTGATATGAAACTGAATACCCAAAACGATTAGAAATTTTGGAGATCACACTTTTGATTGGTATGGAAGGGTTTGTCTTCacacaatgaaacacaatggaagcaATTTGGTTGGAATCAAGATTCGTATGATCAGGAGATACATTTGTAGACAAGCACGTTTGAAGTGCATCGATTTTCCTTATTTCCCACTTTAAACTATGTTTGCTATAAGCAGCCTGTAGTCGCCATTGACAACCTTTGTTATAGTCGACACATCGACATATATAATAATCAGATTTGCTCTCAACAACTGTATATATGTACCTGTTATCAACATGGTACTGTTTGATAAATGAGACGCATCGGACAAATCCTAGTTCTATTCCAGTTAGTCAATTCTGTCGTACTTTTGATCAACTACGTACCAAACAGGTACTTGTTAAACTTTAGTATATTATTACAATGTTATTTTCATTAGCATTTTTAATGGGTTCCATTTTGTTTCAGTTCTTGTGGACACCTTATAGGCAACATCAAATAAGTCGGTTGATTGTCATTGATATCCCTTCAGTATCAAGAGCAACAGTACCTGTGATATGCTTTGCGACGGTTGAATTCCAACAGGCAGATTGGGTCATGAGACAATTTGGTTTAAGACAAAATATCCCATCTAACTCGGTTAACCTTGACCAAGTTCACAAGGACGATTTAAGAGGGAGAAATGATAGAGATTGACCGACAAATCATCAACACTGGATTGCAATATGGAATGATCAACATAATCGTGTCATTCAAGGTGTATTATTCACCGCAAACAGCCATTTGCATGATAGTTCAGCGTATATGTAGTGGTACATAAACCACACTATCCGCTACATATCTCCATCTGTACAATCTTCCGACGATGAGGTTAGTTTTCCTTCATTACAAGATTTATTTATCAGTAGTTCTTATTCATATCAATAACCATATTACTTTTGTTAACAGTATGATACTCCACAAGAACCTTCTCAACCTCCTTCACATCCCTATCAGCCTTTTTCACAACTCTACCCACCCCATCTAGGGTCTTCTGCAGATTTTGTACATCATTCGCATCAATTTTTTGGTCAGTCGTCTATGGGTCATGGTGAAATGTTCGGATATTCCCAACCTCAACATGGCAATCCATCAAACACCTACTTCCAACAAGTTCCTTCATCATACGGATTCTTTTTGTCTTACTCAATCTATGGTGTTGGACCATCACACATGTTTGGCACGTCAACTATGACACCACCGTCTGCATATAATCCAGGACCATCATCATCAATGCTTTTCTATCCTCCACCACCGACTTTTCAAAGATCCTTTTTTCCTCCACCGCAACAGGGTGAAGATGACAGTGAAGACGAGGATGAACAACACTAACACCAACCACCCAAACGACCGATCAGACCACGAACACGACCTCCATGTGGCACTGGAAGTCTTAGAtgatgtatttaaatattatatttcaactttaatataaaactattttatattattaattttcagattttttttgtgtttttttaattaattttctaacgTTTTTAGTAAAAAATGCGCCTGCAAATTAAAAAagcttaaacattaaaaaattaaaaaaatagtatgagtattacattttttagtttaaaactcaaataatataatactccaaaacatattattttagtaaaacgTGCCAACTACATTATTTTTTGAATgctaataaacataaaatataaaactgtaTGTCgtattatttaatgaatttaccctgtaataaaaaaagtgaaaatataaaaaaaaattaaaaaccaaaacCGTTAGGATCCAAAATGGTTTCACGTGAAGTCGGTTCCTTTCTTAATGATTTCCATTCTTGATGTCGTTACCACTCCTAACATTTTttgctttttaaaaattttaaaagaaaacagtgTCACTCCTAACGATTTCACCTTATGTGTCGTTACCCACCATGACGACTTCACCCTTCTCGTGTAATATTTTAGTCAACTAACCCAGATttgtaaattaaactttaaagtaACCCAAATTTGTAATTTTGCCCCTAAAGACAATATTCACAACAATTTGGCGGTGGTAAGTCTGTTACACCAAGCTCGTTGGACCTGTTTAAGCCATATATGGACTATTGAAGTTTACATATAAgagtaaaatttcaaattcaaagcCAAGGGATTGAGCCATGTAAACATCTCCTAGAATTCCATTTAAGAAACCATTATCGATATCAATTTGTTGAATATAATGTTGTTTGGAAAGGCTAAAGTGAGGAAATAacaaacatttattaataagCTTTGCAATTGAAGAAAAGGTCATAATAGTCACACTTAAAACTTTTAAGAAACTCTTTAGCCACAAAATGACCATTGTAACTGTTAAAGTACCATTTGGATATTCTTTAATGTGAAACACccatttttaatctataataGTTTGGCCAATAAGAAGAATAGTAAGAGAACATCTATTACTAGCTATTAAAACATCATATTTGTCTTTCATGACTTTGGGCCAAAGAGGAAAGGATGCTCGCTTGACAAGAAGTAAAGTAAAACAGTAACATGGTTTAACAATACTAAATTTGAACTATGTTTTCATGTGATGAATGGGTCTAAGAGATGAAGAAACAATAGGAACTAGAAGGTTAGGTTTAATTGAAGAATTACATA
This region of Vigna unguiculata cultivar IT97K-499-35 chromosome 5, ASM411807v1, whole genome shotgun sequence genomic DNA includes:
- the LOC114184659 gene encoding uncharacterized protein LOC114184659; translated protein: MKELVGSRCLMDCHVEKTLDGVGRVVKKADRDVKEVEKVLVEYHTVNKSNMAAYSKHSLKWEIRKIDALQTCLSTNVSPDHTNLDSNQIASIVFHCVKTNPSIPIKSVISKISNRFGYSVSYQKAWNAKQKVLAKAFGDWEDLYNELPRWFEAVQQTNPGTIIKYISSPIVVKGQFDPFSYILERVFWAFGPCIQGFNYCKPIVQGNGTFLTRIYQGTLLTTLAQDETRNIFPLAFAIVEGETREALIWFFSILAALRSEQVRWEGEGLQSVYFIRHIASNFNKRFKNQDLKNRLLNMAYEVKQPIFNAKLSALRSHSSEVASWDRIPLQKWTQAYDGSSRFGHMTTNLAECMNSILK